A region of the Agromyces sp. CF514 genome:
GAGCATGCCCCGCTGGAGGCCGACGCTCTGGCGGAGCTGGTGCACGACCGGCAGGCGGTCGCGAAGCCGGCGCTTCGGCACCGGAGGGACGGACGTCGCGGAAGTCGCGGTCATCTCAGAACCTCACCCTCGGGTCGATGAACGCGGCGATGATGTCCACGATGAAGTTGGTGAGCGCCACGATGATCGCGAGCAGCACCACGATGCCCTGCACGGCCACGAAGTCGCGCGACTCGAGGAACTCGGCCAGCGCGAAGCCGAGGCCCTTCCATTCGAAGGTCGTCTCGGTGAGCACGGCGCCCGCGAGCAGCAGGGCGATCTGGAGGCCGATGACCGTGATGATCGGGATCAGCGCCGGCCGGTAGGCGTGCTTGCGCAGCAGTCGCGACTCGGCGACGCCGCGTGAACGGGCGGCATCCACGTAGTCGGTCGAGAGCGTGCCGATGACGTTGGTGCGCACGAGACGGAGGAAGATGCCGGCGGTCAGGAGACCGAGCGCGATCGAAGGCAGGACGGCGTGGGCGAGCACGTCGCCGAGCACCGCCGGATCGCCCGTCATGAGGGCGTCGATCGTGTAGAAGCCGGTCTTGTTCGGCAGCGTCTGCAACTGCAGTTCTGCGCCCACGCTGGCGCGACCCGCGACCGGCAGCCACTTGAGCCAGACCGCGAAGATGAGCTTCAGCAGCAGGCCCGCGAAGAAGATGGGGATCGCGTACCAGAAGATCGCGAGCACCCGGAAGAACGCGTCGGGCGCCTTGTCGCGGTAGTACGCGGCGGCGAGGCCGAGCGGGATGCCGACGCAGAACGCGACGATGAGCG
Encoded here:
- a CDS encoding ABC transporter permease; translation: MSTVNTLSTAEGPAIPRPKPKAQGGGFARYLLVRFLLIFPTIFILVTLVFFLMRTTGDPITAAQGGRLSPEALAELRAAAGYDRPLLIQYLEYLGRIAVFDLGTTVTTNRPVVEVLATYGPATFELVFYSLIVAFCVGIPLGLAAAYYRDKAPDAFFRVLAIFWYAIPIFFAGLLLKLIFAVWLKWLPVAGRASVGAELQLQTLPNKTGFYTIDALMTGDPAVLGDVLAHAVLPSIALGLLTAGIFLRLVRTNVIGTLSTDYVDAARSRGVAESRLLRKHAYRPALIPIITVIGLQIALLLAGAVLTETTFEWKGLGFALAEFLESRDFVAVQGIVVLLAIIVALTNFIVDIIAAFIDPRVRF